Proteins co-encoded in one Arachis hypogaea cultivar Tifrunner chromosome 13, arahy.Tifrunner.gnm2.J5K5, whole genome shotgun sequence genomic window:
- the LOC112732840 gene encoding probable LRR receptor-like serine/threonine-protein kinase At5g45780 isoform X1, with product MEQDCEFDIGHLKRFTFRELQIATGNFSQKNILGQGGFGIVYKGCLTNKMLVAVKRLKDHNYTGEMQFQTEVEMIGLAVHRNLLRLYGFCMTPDERLLVYLYMPNGSVADRLRGYGRRSHEEFIWLLICSVLM from the exons A TGGAGCAAGATTGTGAATTTGATATTGGCCATTTGAAGCGGTTCACCTTCCGTGAACTACAAATTGCTACTGGAAATTTCAGTCAAAAGAACATCCTTGGACAAGGAGGCTTTGGAATTGTCTACAAAGGATGCCTTACAAATAAAATGCTGGTGGCAGTGAAGAGGCTGAAAGATCACAATTACACTGGAGAAATGCAATTTCAAACTGAAGTTGAGATGATCGGCTTGGCTGTGCATCGTAACCTTTTGCGTCTCTATGGATTTTGTATGACTCCAGATGAAAGGTTACTTGTTTATCTCTACATGCCTAATGGCAGTGTTGCTGATCGCTTGAGAG gatatgggcgcagaagtcacgaagagtttatttggTTATTGATATGTTCTGTGTTGATGtag
- the LOC112732840 gene encoding probable LRR receptor-like serine/threonine-protein kinase At5g45780 isoform X2 — protein sequence MEQDCEFDIGHLKRFTFRELQIATGNFSQKNILGQGGFGIVYKGCLTNKMLVAVKRLKDHNYTGEMQFQTEVEMIGLAVHRNLLRLYGFCMTPDERLLVYLYMPNGSVADRLRDAGRNLLQ from the exons A TGGAGCAAGATTGTGAATTTGATATTGGCCATTTGAAGCGGTTCACCTTCCGTGAACTACAAATTGCTACTGGAAATTTCAGTCAAAAGAACATCCTTGGACAAGGAGGCTTTGGAATTGTCTACAAAGGATGCCTTACAAATAAAATGCTGGTGGCAGTGAAGAGGCTGAAAGATCACAATTACACTGGAGAAATGCAATTTCAAACTGAAGTTGAGATGATCGGCTTGGCTGTGCATCGTAACCTTTTGCGTCTCTATGGATTTTGTATGACTCCAGATGAAAGGTTACTTGTTTATCTCTACATGCCTAATGGCAGTGTTGCTGATCGCTTGAGAG atgcaggtcgtaatctacttcagtga